One Arthrobacter sp. FW306-07-I genomic window carries:
- a CDS encoding Gfo/Idh/MocA family protein, whose amino-acid sequence MSQHAAPAGRPLGVGILGAGPVTQAIHLPALARLQDILEVRHIMDVDSAVASSVAARVGAVAGTSMEALLADPGVDIVAICSPHQFHADQVIAACRAGKKAVLCEKPFAMNAEEAARISAVSTETGVPIVVGAMHMFDPGWLAAEQNWGDLPEQVHTIRSSIVLPPNARFEDFATEIITRPTAGNPDYSDIEVIKGALQGGIMGLAIHDLPLVRRFTPDFADVEVLHAFHVRPFGYAVSLRTPTRVIELRAVMNSTWKPEWTFEAIGDDAALHIDFTPSYVQAGSAVATISRGKGTETTGFGPYGHNGYEGEWRELAGLATGTRRAPSTQTLIDDLTFALAIAEATVASAAAAHAGAAEKAGVMA is encoded by the coding sequence TTGTCCCAGCACGCAGCGCCCGCAGGCCGCCCCCTCGGCGTCGGCATCCTCGGCGCCGGACCGGTCACCCAAGCCATCCACCTCCCGGCCCTGGCCCGCCTCCAGGACATCCTGGAAGTGCGGCACATCATGGATGTGGACTCTGCCGTCGCTTCCTCCGTGGCCGCCCGTGTCGGCGCCGTGGCCGGTACCAGCATGGAGGCCCTGCTGGCGGACCCCGGCGTAGACATCGTGGCGATCTGCAGCCCGCACCAGTTCCACGCAGACCAGGTCATCGCCGCCTGCAGGGCCGGCAAGAAGGCAGTCCTCTGCGAAAAGCCCTTCGCCATGAATGCTGAAGAAGCAGCCCGCATCTCGGCCGTCAGCACCGAAACCGGCGTTCCGATCGTCGTCGGCGCCATGCACATGTTCGATCCCGGCTGGCTGGCGGCCGAACAGAACTGGGGTGACCTCCCGGAGCAGGTCCACACCATCCGCTCTTCGATCGTGTTGCCGCCCAATGCGCGGTTCGAGGATTTCGCAACGGAAATCATTACCCGGCCCACCGCAGGCAACCCTGACTACTCGGACATCGAGGTCATCAAGGGCGCACTGCAGGGCGGAATCATGGGCCTGGCCATCCACGACCTGCCCCTGGTCCGCCGGTTCACGCCCGACTTCGCCGACGTAGAGGTCCTCCACGCGTTCCACGTCCGCCCGTTCGGCTACGCAGTCTCGCTCCGCACTCCCACCCGCGTTATCGAACTGCGGGCCGTCATGAACAGCACCTGGAAGCCGGAATGGACCTTCGAGGCCATCGGGGATGATGCGGCCCTGCACATCGACTTCACGCCGTCCTATGTCCAGGCCGGCTCCGCCGTCGCCACCATCTCCCGTGGCAAAGGTACCGAAACCACCGGCTTTGGCCCGTACGGCCACAACGGCTACGAGGGCGAATGGCGTGAACTCGCCGGGCTCGCCACGGGAACCCGCCGGGCCCCCTCCACCCAAACCCTGATCGACGACCTCACGTTCGCCCTGGCCATCGCCGAAGCAACGGTGGCAAGCGCCGCGGCAGCACACGCCGGCGCCGCAGAAAAAGCAGGAGTTATGGCATGA
- a CDS encoding ROK family transcriptional regulator translates to MTQATGRQAAKDADVGSLSRAGDLFQLLRDGRARTRAELALTTGLARSTVASRIDALMLSGLVGPAGEALSSGGRPPSRFAFNPSARLVLAVDVGATHVIVAVTDLGRAILAEHRLAQQVADGPEVVLDRVVAQGKELLASVGRSVGELAGIGIGLPGPVEHDTGKPVKPPIMPGWDGFDVVSYVQRSLPVHVLVDNDVNIMALGEQSAHWPEHSNFFFVKVATGIGSGIISNGELQRGANGTAGDLGHVQVARGADVLCACGNFGCLEALASGPAVARSLKEQGLDVAIGADVLRLAADGNLQAIQALRQAGRDIGEVLATVVNLLNPSVIVVGGSVGETGEHLVAGIREVVYRRSPPLATSHLRINVSRAGAHAGVLGASQLVTQYVLSPAIIEATLTAAAVG, encoded by the coding sequence ATGACTCAAGCCACGGGGAGACAGGCCGCGAAAGACGCTGACGTCGGCAGCCTGTCGCGTGCGGGCGACCTCTTCCAGCTGCTCCGGGACGGCAGGGCCCGTACCCGTGCGGAGCTGGCCCTGACCACGGGGCTGGCCCGTTCCACCGTCGCTTCCAGGATCGACGCCTTGATGCTGTCCGGCCTGGTGGGTCCGGCAGGGGAGGCGCTCTCCAGTGGCGGCAGGCCGCCGTCGCGCTTTGCCTTCAACCCTTCCGCCCGCCTGGTCCTGGCGGTGGACGTGGGCGCCACGCATGTCATCGTGGCGGTCACCGACCTTGGCCGAGCCATCCTCGCCGAACACCGGCTGGCCCAGCAGGTGGCCGACGGGCCGGAGGTGGTGCTGGACCGGGTGGTGGCGCAGGGCAAGGAGCTGCTGGCGTCAGTGGGACGCAGCGTGGGGGAGCTCGCCGGCATCGGTATCGGGCTGCCCGGCCCGGTGGAACACGACACCGGCAAGCCGGTGAAGCCGCCCATCATGCCGGGGTGGGACGGGTTCGACGTAGTCAGCTACGTCCAGCGGTCCCTGCCGGTCCACGTGCTGGTGGACAACGACGTGAACATCATGGCGCTGGGGGAGCAGTCCGCGCACTGGCCCGAGCACAGCAACTTCTTCTTCGTGAAGGTGGCCACCGGCATTGGCTCCGGAATCATCAGCAACGGGGAACTGCAGCGCGGCGCCAACGGCACGGCCGGCGACCTGGGGCACGTCCAGGTGGCACGGGGCGCGGATGTCCTGTGTGCCTGCGGAAACTTTGGGTGCCTGGAGGCACTCGCGTCAGGTCCCGCCGTCGCGCGCTCCTTGAAGGAGCAGGGACTTGACGTGGCAATAGGCGCCGACGTGCTCCGGCTCGCCGCCGACGGCAACCTGCAGGCCATCCAGGCCCTGCGGCAGGCCGGACGGGACATCGGCGAGGTGCTGGCAACTGTGGTCAACCTGCTCAACCCGTCCGTCATCGTGGTGGGCGGCAGTGTCGGCGAGACGGGGGAGCACTTGGTGGCCGGAATCCGCGAGGTGGTGTACCGGCGCTCTCCGCCGCTGGCCACCTCGCACCTGCGCATTAACGTTTCGCGGGCCGGCGCCCATGCGGGCGTGCTTGGGGCCAGCCAGCTGGTCACCCAGTACGTCCTCTCGCCGGCCATTATCGAAGCGACGCTGACGGCCGCAGCAGTCGGGTAG
- the treS gene encoding maltose alpha-D-glucosyltransferase: MQEPGTSEHTSEADTAAGNGEVEAGAAEQAAELDVNFDEQFFAARPKALRPIARRRQFVGSRPSFEFDGRNAAYVEWLRNQAMLGDANTLARQLSGQASMWQNSYAHPNPRAAVERASVWFTAYPLSFITPTGQSFLSALGDPQMWKAFREIGIRGIHTGPVKLAGGISGWSHTPSVDGHFDRISMAIDPVFGTEEEFRRMCEVAAEHEGTIIDDIVPGHTGKGADFRLAEMNFRDYPGIYHMIDIPEEDWNLLPDVPEGADSVNLSPDAEQALQKAGYIIGRLQRVIFYEPGVKETNWSVTRPIVDTTGQTRRWVYLHYFKAGQPSINWLDPTFAGMRLVVGDALHSLVDLGTGALRLDANGFLGVEKSAEEQPGWSEGHPLSEAANQLIGSMIRKVGGFSFQELNLTIDDIKATSESGPDLSYDFITRPAYHYALVTADTEFLRLTLRLSLEIGVDQASLVHALQNHDELTYELLHFAAGHRDEIFELNGEELTGAQLAEQVQQTLRDRLTGENAPYNAVFTTNGIACTSVSFIMAALGIQDPDAVTPEQEAQIRDVHLLLAMYNALQPGVFALSGWDLTGIQALDRSRVRELTSQGDTRWINRGAHDLMGTSPDATTSSAGMPRARSLYGPLPEQLKDPDSFARRLQRILAVREDNGIATGTLLDVPDVSNRSALVLVNRLTDGRLQVTALNFSGQDIAGSIQSNELPSGANVTDLFSGETVGQVDDLHSFFLELPAYGGTALLLTEAPEPEAEA; this comes from the coding sequence ATGCAGGAGCCGGGCACCAGCGAGCACACTTCAGAAGCGGATACAGCCGCAGGCAACGGGGAAGTGGAAGCGGGCGCTGCGGAGCAGGCAGCGGAACTGGACGTCAACTTCGACGAGCAGTTCTTTGCCGCCCGGCCGAAGGCACTGCGGCCCATCGCCCGCCGGCGCCAGTTCGTCGGCAGCAGGCCATCCTTCGAATTCGACGGGCGCAACGCCGCCTATGTGGAGTGGCTGCGCAACCAGGCCATGCTCGGGGACGCGAACACCTTGGCCCGGCAGCTGTCAGGCCAAGCCAGCATGTGGCAAAACTCGTATGCGCACCCAAACCCCCGTGCCGCCGTCGAACGCGCCTCCGTGTGGTTCACCGCCTACCCGCTGTCCTTCATCACCCCCACCGGCCAGTCGTTCCTCTCGGCACTGGGAGACCCGCAGATGTGGAAGGCCTTCCGCGAAATCGGAATCCGCGGCATCCACACCGGTCCCGTGAAACTTGCCGGCGGCATCAGTGGCTGGTCCCACACGCCCAGCGTGGACGGGCACTTCGACCGCATCAGCATGGCCATCGACCCGGTCTTCGGCACCGAGGAAGAGTTCCGCAGGATGTGCGAGGTGGCTGCTGAGCACGAGGGCACCATCATCGACGACATCGTCCCCGGCCACACCGGCAAGGGAGCCGACTTCCGGCTCGCCGAAATGAACTTCCGGGACTACCCCGGGATTTACCACATGATCGATATCCCGGAAGAGGACTGGAACCTGCTCCCGGACGTCCCCGAAGGTGCCGATTCGGTCAACCTCAGCCCCGACGCCGAGCAGGCGCTGCAGAAGGCCGGCTACATCATCGGCCGGCTGCAGCGGGTCATCTTCTACGAGCCCGGGGTAAAGGAAACCAACTGGAGCGTCACCCGGCCCATCGTGGACACCACCGGCCAAACCCGCCGCTGGGTCTACCTGCACTACTTCAAGGCCGGGCAGCCCTCCATCAACTGGCTGGACCCCACGTTCGCCGGAATGCGGCTCGTGGTCGGCGATGCCCTGCACTCGCTCGTGGACCTTGGCACCGGAGCGCTGCGCCTTGACGCCAACGGCTTCCTGGGCGTGGAAAAGAGCGCAGAGGAACAGCCCGGCTGGTCCGAAGGCCACCCGCTCTCCGAGGCCGCCAACCAACTCATCGGATCCATGATCCGCAAGGTGGGCGGGTTCTCCTTCCAGGAACTGAACTTGACCATCGACGACATCAAGGCAACCTCGGAGTCCGGCCCGGACCTGTCCTACGACTTCATCACCCGGCCGGCGTACCACTATGCCCTGGTCACCGCGGACACCGAGTTCCTTCGGCTGACCCTCCGACTGTCCCTGGAAATCGGCGTCGACCAGGCCTCGCTGGTGCATGCCCTGCAGAACCATGACGAGCTCACCTACGAACTCCTGCACTTCGCGGCCGGGCACCGGGACGAAATCTTTGAGCTCAACGGCGAAGAACTTACCGGCGCACAGCTGGCCGAGCAGGTCCAGCAGACCCTGCGGGACCGGCTCACCGGCGAAAACGCGCCCTACAACGCCGTGTTCACCACCAACGGCATTGCCTGCACGTCGGTCAGTTTCATCATGGCCGCCCTGGGAATCCAGGACCCGGACGCCGTCACCCCGGAGCAGGAAGCCCAGATCCGGGACGTCCACCTGCTCCTGGCCATGTACAACGCCCTGCAGCCCGGCGTCTTCGCGCTTTCCGGCTGGGACCTCACCGGCATCCAGGCGCTGGACCGCAGCAGGGTCCGGGAACTCACGTCCCAGGGCGATACCCGCTGGATCAACCGCGGTGCCCACGACCTCATGGGAACCAGCCCGGACGCAACCACGTCATCGGCCGGGATGCCGCGGGCCCGCAGCCTCTACGGGCCACTGCCAGAACAGTTGAAGGACCCGGACTCGTTCGCGCGCAGGCTGCAGCGGATCCTTGCGGTCCGCGAGGACAACGGGATCGCCACCGGCACCCTGCTGGACGTGCCGGACGTCTCCAACCGCAGCGCACTGGTGCTGGTGAACCGGCTGACGGACGGCAGGCTGCAGGTCACGGCGCTCAACTTCTCCGGGCAGGACATCGCCGGCAGCATCCAGTCCAACGAGCTGCCGTCCGGCGCCAACGTCACGGACCTCTTCAGCGGCGAGACGGTGGGCCAGGTGGACGACCTGCACAGCTTCTTCCTTGAACTGCCCGCCTATGGCGGCACTGCACTGCTGCTGACCGAGGCACCTGAGCCGGAGGCCGAGGCCTAA
- a CDS encoding GAF domain-containing protein — MAADPTGQVGWGPLPVTPEPVFDSKDVEDYLWEVTRDFMTGIKGERRSISWAATLFRLGKARTLAASTEQAREADREQCSFADGPVMEAVRTGESVLLSDLSRDRRWPGYSSAAAVHGVQSLLSVPILTEGATSAAINLYSPSPHTFTSDDLVHSQSYARQVARALRVVVRVAERAETTAGLAVVQSSLVLVDLAVRSLMNEYGLTREGALRFLQTQALHHELDLRDAALNVVAPSGMDRGAGQPSGLRQETYDGVSELPRPSAAGRDFPTGSSPRKDAAAGKEPPSAAEGRTA, encoded by the coding sequence ATGGCCGCTGATCCCACGGGGCAGGTTGGCTGGGGACCGCTTCCAGTTACCCCGGAGCCCGTTTTCGACAGCAAGGACGTTGAAGACTACCTCTGGGAAGTGACCCGCGACTTCATGACGGGTATCAAAGGTGAGCGCCGCAGCATCAGCTGGGCGGCCACCCTCTTTCGCCTGGGCAAGGCCCGCACCCTCGCGGCCAGTACCGAGCAGGCGCGCGAAGCGGACCGTGAGCAATGTTCCTTCGCCGATGGACCGGTGATGGAAGCCGTGCGCACTGGGGAATCCGTCCTGCTGTCAGATCTGAGCCGGGATCGCCGCTGGCCTGGGTATTCCAGTGCTGCCGCCGTCCACGGCGTGCAGTCCCTGCTCTCCGTCCCCATCCTCACCGAGGGTGCCACCAGCGCCGCCATCAACCTTTACTCACCGTCACCGCACACCTTCACCAGTGATGACCTGGTGCACAGCCAAAGCTACGCGCGGCAGGTGGCGCGGGCCCTGCGTGTTGTGGTCCGGGTGGCTGAGCGTGCGGAAACGACGGCGGGTCTCGCCGTCGTCCAAAGTTCCCTGGTCCTGGTGGACCTTGCGGTGCGCAGCCTCATGAACGAATACGGGCTCACCCGTGAGGGGGCGCTTCGGTTCCTGCAGACGCAGGCGCTGCACCACGAACTGGACCTCCGGGACGCGGCACTGAATGTGGTGGCCCCCAGCGGCATGGACCGTGGTGCCGGGCAGCCTTCCGGGCTGCGGCAGGAAACGTACGACGGCGTGTCGGAGCTCCCGCGGCCGTCGGCGGCGGGGCGTGACTTTCCAACCGGGTCGTCGCCCCGCAAGGACGCTGCGGCGGGGAAGGAACCCCCGTCCGCTGCAGAAGGGAGGACGGCATGA
- a CDS encoding SGNH/GDSL hydrolase family protein, with product MTIAKQELRSTAGGPAKHPWHRFVALGDSYTEGIGDPEPQSLGGLRGWADRVAEELAAGQPDFAYANLAIRGMLLKQILDGQLAPALALKPDLVAMSGGGNDIVFRHGDPDKLAEKIDEAVGVVTATGATVLLYAGPDWGNTPVFGKIRGRVAIYNEHLHRIGARHHAIMVDLWCLPELQHALMWDPDRLHLSPLGHHSVAVATLNALGVAHALKPLQPRPLPAHGWTQARAEDLVWARQYFVPWVLKRLRPHQSDGSLAAKRPLPVPVFGLGRPGPFPPGHQVAGLHAGMAGGPAPEGHAA from the coding sequence ATGACCATCGCGAAGCAGGAGCTGCGCTCCACTGCGGGAGGACCGGCCAAGCACCCCTGGCACCGGTTCGTCGCACTGGGGGACTCCTACACCGAAGGAATTGGCGACCCCGAACCGCAGAGCCTGGGCGGCCTGCGGGGCTGGGCAGACCGGGTGGCAGAGGAGCTGGCCGCCGGCCAGCCTGATTTCGCCTATGCCAACCTGGCCATCCGCGGCATGCTGCTGAAACAGATCCTGGACGGGCAACTGGCGCCGGCCCTGGCACTCAAACCCGACCTGGTAGCCATGTCCGGCGGTGGCAACGACATCGTGTTCCGCCACGGGGATCCGGACAAGCTGGCGGAAAAAATCGACGAGGCCGTGGGGGTCGTGACCGCCACGGGTGCCACCGTGCTGCTGTACGCCGGGCCCGACTGGGGGAATACGCCGGTCTTTGGCAAGATCCGTGGCCGCGTGGCCATCTACAACGAGCACCTGCACCGGATCGGGGCCAGGCACCACGCCATCATGGTTGACCTGTGGTGCCTGCCCGAGCTCCAGCACGCGCTGATGTGGGACCCGGACCGGCTGCACCTGTCCCCGCTGGGCCATCACTCTGTTGCCGTGGCCACCCTCAACGCCCTGGGCGTGGCGCACGCGCTCAAGCCGCTCCAGCCACGGCCGCTTCCGGCCCACGGGTGGACGCAGGCCCGGGCCGAGGACCTGGTGTGGGCGCGGCAGTATTTCGTGCCGTGGGTGCTGAAGCGGCTGCGCCCGCACCAGTCCGACGGCTCTTTGGCGGCGAAGCGGCCGCTGCCGGTTCCGGTGTTCGGCCTTGGCCGTCCAGGTCCGTTCCCGCCGGGCCACCAGGTCGCGGGCCTGCACGCCGGGATGGCGGGCGGCCCGGCACCGGAAGGACATGCGGCCTAG
- a CDS encoding uracil-xanthine permease family protein — protein MSMLGIKWKLHGTGKNIKPGQVVAPDERLAWPLTIGVGMQHVVAMFGATFLVPIITGMPPATTLFFSGIGTLLFLVITKGRVPSYLGSSFAFIAPITASQAQFGIPGALGGVVLAGTTLALVGAVVQKFGAGWINRLMPPIVTGAIVALIGLNLAPAAKQNFDAAPITALGTLVTIILVSVLFRGILGRLSILVGVVVGYVVAMLRGEVKYDKMDAAAWVGLPHFQTPEFHIGVLGLFVPVVLVLVAENIGHVKSVAAMTGQNLDGVSGRALMADGAATMLAGFGGGSGTTTYAENIGVMAATKVYSTAAYWVAGMFAVLLSFSPKFGELIATVPAGVLGGAATMLYGMIGVLGVKIWVQNKVNFSNPVNLTTAAVALIIGIADYTWTIGDLKFTGIALGSAAALVIYHGMKAVAKARGTVAEPETEQGVLPPAAKAAMKASAKRAPKKR, from the coding sequence ATGAGCATGCTCGGAATCAAATGGAAGCTGCACGGCACCGGCAAAAACATCAAGCCCGGCCAGGTGGTGGCCCCGGACGAGCGGTTGGCGTGGCCGCTGACCATTGGCGTGGGCATGCAGCACGTGGTGGCCATGTTCGGCGCCACCTTCCTGGTTCCCATCATTACCGGGATGCCGCCGGCCACCACGCTGTTCTTCTCCGGCATCGGCACGCTGCTGTTCCTGGTGATCACCAAGGGCCGGGTGCCCAGCTACCTGGGTTCAAGCTTTGCGTTCATCGCGCCCATCACCGCGTCCCAGGCGCAGTTCGGCATCCCCGGAGCGCTTGGCGGCGTGGTGCTGGCCGGCACCACCCTGGCCCTGGTGGGCGCAGTAGTGCAGAAATTCGGTGCCGGGTGGATCAACCGACTGATGCCGCCCATCGTCACCGGTGCCATCGTGGCGCTGATCGGCCTGAACCTGGCCCCCGCCGCCAAGCAGAACTTCGACGCTGCCCCCATCACCGCCTTGGGCACGCTGGTCACCATCATCCTGGTCAGCGTCCTGTTCCGCGGGATCCTGGGCCGGCTCAGCATCCTGGTGGGCGTGGTGGTGGGCTACGTCGTGGCCATGCTCCGCGGTGAGGTGAAGTACGACAAGATGGACGCCGCGGCCTGGGTGGGCCTGCCGCACTTCCAGACCCCCGAGTTCCACATCGGTGTCCTGGGTTTGTTCGTCCCGGTGGTCCTGGTGCTGGTGGCGGAGAACATCGGCCACGTGAAGTCGGTTGCGGCCATGACGGGACAGAACCTCGACGGCGTCTCCGGACGCGCGCTGATGGCTGACGGTGCCGCCACCATGCTGGCAGGCTTCGGCGGCGGCTCCGGCACCACCACCTACGCGGAAAACATCGGCGTCATGGCGGCCACCAAGGTGTATTCGACGGCGGCCTACTGGGTGGCGGGCATGTTCGCCGTCCTGCTCAGCTTTTCGCCGAAGTTCGGCGAACTGATTGCCACCGTCCCGGCAGGCGTGCTGGGCGGCGCGGCCACCATGCTGTACGGCATGATCGGCGTCCTGGGCGTGAAGATCTGGGTGCAGAACAAGGTCAACTTCTCCAACCCCGTCAACCTGACCACCGCGGCCGTGGCCCTGATCATCGGCATCGCCGACTACACGTGGACCATCGGCGACCTGAAGTTCACCGGCATCGCATTGGGCTCCGCTGCCGCACTGGTGATCTACCACGGCATGAAGGCGGTGGCGAAGGCACGGGGAACGGTGGCCGAACCCGAAACCGAGCAGGGAGTGCTGCCTCCCGCGGCCAAGGCCGCGATGAAGGCCTCCGCGAAACGCGCACCGAAGAAGCGCTAA
- a CDS encoding malonic semialdehyde reductase: MTIAHDEAVIDSAAVDAIFAQARTANSFTGEVTEEQAQAIYELTKFGPTAFNSQPLRVTYVRSPEARATLVDALSRGNQAKTASAPLVAILSYDTDWAGKWDNFLPGYNAPKAMYDADPDLAAATGNNNAHLQAGYFILAVRSLGFAAGPMTGADFDAIDAAFFPAGDQKSFLVVNIGQPGEEAWGEAKPKFSYDEAVRTV, from the coding sequence ATGACCATTGCCCATGACGAAGCGGTTATCGACTCGGCAGCCGTGGACGCCATCTTCGCCCAGGCCCGCACCGCCAACTCCTTTACCGGTGAGGTGACCGAGGAGCAGGCACAGGCCATCTACGAGCTCACCAAGTTCGGCCCCACCGCCTTCAACTCCCAGCCGCTGCGGGTCACCTACGTCCGCTCGCCCGAGGCCCGCGCCACGCTGGTGGACGCCCTGTCCCGCGGCAACCAGGCCAAGACGGCCTCCGCACCGCTGGTTGCCATCCTCAGCTACGACACCGACTGGGCCGGCAAATGGGACAACTTCCTCCCCGGCTACAACGCCCCCAAGGCCATGTACGACGCCGATCCTGACCTGGCTGCCGCCACCGGCAACAACAACGCGCACCTGCAGGCCGGCTACTTCATCCTGGCCGTCCGCTCCCTCGGCTTCGCCGCCGGCCCCATGACGGGCGCCGACTTCGACGCGATCGACGCCGCCTTCTTCCCGGCCGGCGACCAGAAGAGCTTCCTGGTGGTCAACATCGGCCAGCCCGGTGAAGAGGCCTGGGGCGAGGCAAAGCCGAAGTTCTCCTACGACGAGGCCGTCCGCACCGTCTAA
- a CDS encoding 2'-5' RNA ligase family protein, producing MRNLIFVAFVEPVAEGQVFPRTDWPLHITLVRFDAGSQDSADIAERIAGLAHAAAAAALGAGLTVGKDAAFGRNGSVPVNLVQPHPALQELHERLVQVVTDAGGRILTPHHTLTGYRPHVSHQAVTNQTSTSPATAETEAKRLHPGDAVVLDRIALVDMAPEGDHTIRRILRLWRLEGGS from the coding sequence ATGCGGAACCTGATCTTTGTGGCCTTCGTCGAGCCCGTGGCTGAGGGCCAGGTTTTCCCGCGGACTGACTGGCCGCTGCACATCACCCTGGTGAGGTTCGACGCCGGCAGCCAGGACAGTGCCGACATCGCCGAACGCATCGCCGGGCTGGCCCACGCTGCCGCCGCCGCGGCGCTCGGTGCCGGACTGACAGTGGGGAAGGACGCCGCTTTTGGCCGCAACGGCTCCGTCCCCGTCAACCTCGTGCAACCGCACCCAGCCCTGCAGGAACTGCACGAGCGGCTGGTGCAGGTGGTGACGGATGCCGGCGGCAGGATCCTCACCCCGCACCACACCCTGACCGGCTACCGCCCGCACGTCTCCCACCAGGCGGTCACGAACCAAACCAGCACCAGCCCGGCCACCGCAGAAACTGAGGCCAAGCGACTCCACCCGGGTGACGCCGTCGTGCTTGACCGTATTGCCCTGGTGGACATGGCCCCCGAGGGCGACCACACCATCAGGCGGATCCTCCGCCTCTGGCGCCTGGAAGGTGGAAGCTAG
- the pgm gene encoding phosphoglucomutase (alpha-D-glucose-1,6-bisphosphate-dependent), whose product MASRAGTVAQPQDLVDITALLDAYYDIAPDLGDPGQRVVFGTSGHRGSSLKASFNEQHIVAITQAIVEYRAAQGVTGPLFLAKDTHALSEPAQNSALEVLAANGVQVLVDARHGYTPTPALSHAILTYNRKAAQGAPQADGIVVTPSHNPPADGGFKYNPPHGGPADSDATGWIANRANELLENGLRGVKRIPLAEAQAADTTGKFDFLSSYVDDLPSVLNLDAIRNAGVRIGADPMGGASVDYWGEIAERHHLDLTVVNPTVDPQWAFMTLDWDEKIRMDCSSPSAMASLIQRMSDAAASGQPAFDVATGNDADADRHGIVTPDGGLMNPNHYLAVAIDYLYRNRSGWNPASVVGKTLVSSSIIDRVAESLGRKLVEVPVGFKWFVPGLLSGEGAFGGEESAGASFNKLDGSVWTTDKDGILLALLASEITAVTGQSPSQLYKGLTDQFGAPVYARIDAAATREQKAKLGKLSAADVTATELAGETITAKLTEAPGNGAPIGGLKVVTENAWFAARPSGTEDVYKIYAESFKGEEHLKQVQAEAKALVDSVIA is encoded by the coding sequence ATGGCTAGCCGCGCGGGCACAGTTGCCCAACCCCAGGACCTTGTTGACATCACTGCGCTCCTTGACGCGTATTACGACATCGCACCGGACCTTGGTGATCCCGGGCAGCGCGTGGTGTTCGGAACATCCGGGCACCGGGGGTCCAGCCTCAAGGCCTCCTTCAACGAGCAGCACATCGTGGCCATCACCCAGGCGATTGTCGAATACCGGGCAGCGCAGGGCGTCACCGGCCCGCTGTTCCTGGCCAAGGACACGCACGCGCTGAGCGAGCCGGCACAGAACTCGGCCCTGGAGGTGCTGGCAGCCAATGGAGTCCAGGTCCTGGTCGACGCCCGCCACGGCTACACCCCCACCCCGGCGCTGAGCCATGCCATCCTCACGTACAACCGCAAGGCGGCACAGGGTGCACCGCAGGCTGACGGCATTGTGGTCACGCCCAGCCACAACCCACCGGCCGACGGCGGCTTCAAGTACAACCCTCCGCACGGCGGCCCCGCTGACTCGGACGCCACCGGCTGGATTGCCAACCGCGCCAACGAACTGCTGGAAAACGGACTGCGCGGCGTGAAGCGGATCCCGCTGGCGGAAGCCCAGGCCGCGGACACCACCGGAAAGTTCGACTTCCTGAGCAGCTATGTGGACGACCTTCCGTCCGTCCTGAACCTGGACGCTATCCGCAACGCGGGCGTCCGGATCGGCGCGGACCCCATGGGCGGCGCCTCCGTTGACTACTGGGGCGAGATCGCCGAGCGCCACCACCTGGACCTCACCGTGGTGAACCCCACGGTGGACCCGCAGTGGGCCTTCATGACACTCGACTGGGACGAGAAGATCCGCATGGACTGCTCGTCGCCGTCCGCCATGGCCTCGCTGATCCAGCGCATGTCCGACGCCGCAGCTTCCGGGCAACCGGCCTTCGACGTGGCCACCGGCAACGACGCCGACGCCGACCGGCACGGCATCGTCACCCCCGACGGCGGCCTGATGAACCCCAACCACTACCTGGCCGTGGCCATCGACTACCTCTACCGCAACCGCAGCGGCTGGAACCCGGCCTCGGTGGTGGGCAAGACCCTGGTGTCCTCCTCGATCATCGACCGCGTGGCCGAGAGCCTGGGCCGGAAGCTTGTTGAAGTTCCGGTGGGCTTCAAGTGGTTTGTCCCCGGCCTGCTGTCCGGCGAAGGCGCATTCGGCGGCGAGGAATCCGCCGGTGCCTCCTTCAACAAGCTGGACGGCAGCGTGTGGACCACGGACAAGGACGGCATCCTGCTGGCCCTGCTGGCCTCCGAGATCACCGCCGTGACCGGCCAGTCCCCGTCCCAGCTCTACAAGGGCCTGACGGACCAGTTCGGCGCCCCGGTCTACGCACGGATCGACGCGGCCGCCACTCGCGAGCAGAAGGCGAAGCTGGGCAAGCTTTCCGCTGCGGATGTCACCGCTACCGAACTTGCCGGCGAGACCATTACGGCCAAGCTCACCGAGGCCCCTGGCAACGGCGCGCCCATCGGCGGCCTGAAGGTGGTCACCGAGAACGCCTGGTTCGCTGCCCGCCCGTCCGGCACCGAGGACGTCTACAAGATCTACGCCGAGTCCTTCAAGGGCGAGGAGCACCTGAAGCAGGTGCAGGCCGAGGCCAAGGCACTGGTGGACAGCGTTATCGCCTAG